A genomic segment from Pseudomonas mendocina encodes:
- a CDS encoding DUF2474 domain-containing protein: MTKVEQEKKPLWQRLGWLVLIWTASVLTLGAVAWLLRQFMSAAGLGAP; this comes from the coding sequence ATGACCAAGGTCGAGCAAGAGAAGAAACCCCTGTGGCAGCGCCTGGGTTGGTTGGTGTTGATCTGGACAGCCAGCGTGCTGACCCTGGGCGCGGTGGCCTGGCTGCTGCGCCAGTTCATGAGCGCCGCCGGGTTGGGGGCGCCTTAA
- a CDS encoding methyl-accepting chemotaxis protein, whose protein sequence is MKIKNKLVLAFVLAAFVPVSLVAVISVLNIRGQAVDQFVDSSTREIRQIDGNIRQFFDANVQNVDKMATDEVYTSVTSLKNYTGADAASQPLPAEAQRVIDEFARYGKTHPAAAILSIGLEDGTYAKWPDDPQLSNYDPRVRPWYKAAMASPGKTVRTPAYYYDKDDVALVGTARAMLDQAGKAKGVFVVSVSLKNLTELLKSIKLGDSGYVMLIEDGTVLVDPRDDAHNFKPLKDLGEPYAKLAATSEGMTEVQINGVSYMANVWTSPVLGWRYIGLIERSEVMAAATQMTYLTLAIVAVLVLLLAGLAAALAKVIVRPIGQVSSGLQSIADGEGDLRHELKVQGKDETAELAGWFNQFLAAIRQLVQRIGSASANLQDASHVNSQVASDMNQAAGRQRQSVELVSTAFNEMVSTANEVARSCSVAASSAESGHQRVTEGKQQIELSTQNVNRLSRRIGESSQAMVELEEGSRNINQILGTIRAIAEQTNLLALNAAIEAARAGDQGRGFAVVADEVRALAKRTADSTGEIDQLLNALGSKTHEVAQKMDSCLELSQASVTSIESALDSFEGIQLSVNEIRDQNLQISAAAEEQHSVAEEINRHIQQIYDEAQLVENLASSAQEDSSRLSQLSDELNGLVGRFKS, encoded by the coding sequence ATGAAAATAAAGAACAAACTCGTCCTCGCGTTCGTCCTGGCGGCCTTCGTGCCTGTCAGCCTGGTAGCGGTCATCTCTGTACTGAATATCCGCGGTCAGGCTGTCGATCAGTTCGTCGACAGCAGCACCCGAGAGATTCGCCAGATCGACGGCAACATCCGCCAGTTCTTCGATGCCAACGTGCAGAACGTCGATAAGATGGCTACCGACGAGGTGTACACCTCGGTCACCAGCCTGAAGAATTACACTGGCGCCGACGCCGCCAGCCAGCCGTTGCCTGCCGAGGCGCAGCGGGTCATCGACGAGTTTGCCCGCTACGGCAAGACCCATCCTGCCGCTGCGATCCTGTCCATCGGTCTGGAAGACGGCACGTATGCCAAATGGCCAGACGACCCCCAACTATCGAACTACGACCCACGCGTGCGTCCCTGGTACAAGGCAGCGATGGCCAGCCCCGGCAAGACCGTGCGCACCCCGGCCTACTACTACGACAAGGATGACGTAGCCCTGGTCGGCACTGCCCGGGCGATGCTCGATCAGGCCGGCAAGGCCAAGGGCGTTTTCGTGGTCAGCGTGTCGTTGAAGAACCTCACCGAGTTGCTCAAGAGCATCAAGCTCGGCGACAGTGGCTACGTGATGCTGATTGAAGACGGTACGGTGCTCGTCGACCCGCGTGACGACGCGCACAACTTCAAACCGCTCAAGGATCTCGGCGAACCCTACGCCAAGCTGGCAGCGACCAGCGAAGGCATGACCGAGGTGCAGATCAATGGCGTCAGCTACATGGCCAACGTCTGGACCTCGCCGGTACTGGGCTGGCGCTACATCGGCCTGATCGAACGTTCCGAAGTGATGGCCGCCGCCACCCAGATGACCTACCTGACCCTGGCCATCGTGGCCGTGCTGGTGTTGCTTCTCGCCGGCCTGGCCGCTGCCCTGGCCAAAGTCATCGTGCGGCCCATCGGCCAGGTCAGTAGCGGCTTGCAGTCGATTGCCGATGGCGAGGGCGACCTGCGCCATGAACTGAAGGTCCAGGGCAAGGATGAAACCGCCGAGCTGGCCGGCTGGTTCAACCAGTTCCTGGCGGCGATCCGTCAGCTGGTGCAGCGCATCGGCTCGGCTTCGGCCAACCTGCAGGACGCCTCGCACGTCAACAGCCAGGTGGCCAGCGACATGAACCAGGCAGCGGGTCGCCAGCGCCAGTCGGTGGAACTGGTGTCCACCGCTTTCAACGAGATGGTGTCGACCGCCAACGAGGTGGCTCGCTCCTGCAGCGTCGCCGCTTCGTCGGCCGAGAGCGGCCACCAGCGGGTTACCGAAGGCAAGCAGCAGATCGAGCTGAGCACACAGAACGTCAATCGACTGAGCCGCCGCATTGGCGAGTCGTCCCAGGCGATGGTCGAACTCGAAGAAGGCAGCCGCAACATCAACCAGATTCTCGGCACCATCCGCGCCATTGCCGAGCAGACCAACCTGCTGGCCCTCAACGCCGCCATCGAAGCAGCACGCGCTGGCGACCAGGGTCGTGGCTTCGCAGTGGTGGCCGACGAGGTACGGGCGCTGGCCAAGCGCACCGCCGACTCCACCGGTGAGATCGACCAGCTGCTCAATGCGCTGGGCAGCAAGACCCATGAAGTCGCACAGAAGATGGACAGCTGCCTTGAGTTGTCGCAAGCCAGCGTGACGTCCATCGAGAGTGCGCTGGACAGCTTCGAAGGCATCCAGCTGTCGGTGAACGAGATCCGCGATCAGAACCTGCAGATTTCCGCTGCCGCCGAGGAACAGCACAGCGTGGCCGAAGAGATCAACCGGCATATCCAGCAGATCTATGACGAAGCGCAGCTGGTGGAGAACCTGGCCAGCTCGGCACAGGAAGATTCAAGCCGTCTGTCTCAGCTGTCCGATGAGCTCAATGGCTTGGTGGGACGCTTCAAATCCTGA
- a CDS encoding TldD/PmbA family protein, translating into MFAFSETLQRRFAALHCTADFWSLRHVRETTERYWVRRNVARAPSFADDAGAMLSVRVAGVEAYAATSDLSQAGLQTALDKAEALARQLAWRNLLDLHELPVPHEQADDVMPGYQRTLASPAHWYELLAAESARVPRDERLVDWYAGLTFTATEQIYLNSVGARLRRAQHYVFPQLGVTASDGADSQSRSFGGTHLARQGGAEVIDELGVVGTASRIADEALQLLLAPNTPSGHRDLLLMPDQMILQIHESIGHPLELDRILGDERNFAGTSFIRQEDFGSYQYGSSLLNVTFDPTVSGELASYRHDDDGTPAQRAYLIREGILQRPLGGALSQWRSGLEGVANSRACSWNRPTLDRMANLNVEPGNQRLEQLIGGIERGILMSNNRSWSIDDARNKFQFGCEWGRLIENGELKGVVKNPNYRGISAQFWRNLKAVGDASTFEVLGTPYCGKGEPNQVIRVGHATPACVFADVDVFGGAA; encoded by the coding sequence ATGTTCGCCTTCAGCGAAACCCTGCAACGCCGCTTCGCCGCCCTGCATTGCACCGCCGATTTCTGGTCGCTGCGCCATGTGCGGGAGACCACCGAGCGCTATTGGGTGCGCCGCAATGTGGCGCGGGCGCCGTCTTTCGCGGACGATGCGGGGGCCATGCTCAGTGTGCGGGTGGCCGGGGTGGAGGCTTACGCGGCGACCAGCGATCTCAGCCAGGCCGGCTTGCAGACGGCGCTCGATAAGGCCGAGGCGCTGGCGCGGCAATTGGCGTGGCGCAATCTGCTCGATCTGCATGAGCTGCCGGTGCCCCATGAGCAGGCCGATGACGTGATGCCCGGCTATCAGCGCACGCTCGCCAGTCCGGCCCACTGGTACGAGCTGCTGGCGGCGGAGTCGGCGCGGGTACCGCGGGACGAGCGGCTGGTGGACTGGTACGCCGGGCTGACCTTCACCGCCACCGAGCAGATTTACCTGAACAGTGTCGGCGCCCGTTTGCGCCGCGCTCAGCATTACGTGTTCCCGCAACTGGGCGTTACCGCCAGCGATGGCGCCGACAGCCAGAGCCGCAGCTTTGGCGGCACCCACCTGGCGCGCCAGGGCGGTGCCGAGGTGATCGATGAACTGGGCGTGGTCGGCACTGCCAGCCGTATCGCCGACGAGGCGCTGCAATTGCTGCTGGCGCCCAATACGCCGAGCGGCCACCGCGATCTGTTGCTGATGCCGGACCAGATGATCCTGCAGATCCACGAGTCCATCGGCCATCCGCTGGAGCTCGATCGCATCCTGGGTGACGAGCGCAATTTCGCCGGCACCAGCTTTATCCGCCAGGAAGATTTCGGCAGTTACCAATACGGCTCGTCGCTGCTCAACGTGACCTTCGACCCGACGGTATCGGGCGAGTTGGCCAGCTACCGCCATGACGACGACGGCACCCCGGCGCAGCGCGCATACCTGATCCGCGAGGGCATCCTGCAGCGGCCGCTTGGCGGTGCGCTGTCACAGTGGCGCAGCGGGCTGGAGGGCGTGGCCAACAGCCGTGCCTGCAGTTGGAACCGGCCGACCCTGGACCGCATGGCCAACCTCAACGTCGAGCCCGGCAACCAGCGCCTGGAGCAACTGATCGGCGGCATCGAGCGCGGCATTCTGATGAGCAACAACCGCTCCTGGTCGATCGATGACGCGCGCAACAAATTCCAGTTCGGCTGCGAGTGGGGCCGGCTGATTGAGAACGGCGAGCTCAAGGGCGTGGTGAAGAACCCCAATTACCGCGGTATCTCCGCGCAGTTCTGGCGCAACCTCAAGGCAGTTGGTGACGCCAGCACTTTCGAAGTGCTGGGCACGCCGTATTGCGGCAAGGGCGAGCCGAACCAGGTGATCCGCGTCGGGCACGCCACGCCGGCGTGCGTGTTCGCCGATGTCGACGTTTTTGGAGGGGCCGCCTGA
- a CDS encoding TldD/PmbA family protein: MNARQHFEALLAHLNAELQAGEGFTLEYQAEASDFIRFNHARVRQAGQVQQVYATLALYQGERHGDFELALSGVIDDDLPRLDQVLQRLRTVLPTLADDPYLRLNREAWRSETAAGEAAQHCEVAIAQITEAAAGLDLVGFYAAGPQYQGFASSWGAFGWHAASSFNFEFSLFHENGQAVKSSYAGEQWDAQAFARKLAFAREQLAHLGKPAHELKPGAYRAYLTPAALEELFGLFAWGFSAEALATGSSPLQRLFAGSASLSDKVTLDERIEGGLAPAFTREGPRQPLRLVSQGKPGERLVSSRSAAEHGLIANGAGSGEYPFSLHLHGGELEEGEILQRLGTGLYIGNLWYANFSDLPAGRLTGMTRFATFWVENGRIQAPVDTMRFDDSLFDFLGVNLEALTREPELLLPSGTYGARQTGSMALPGALLSRFTLTL; this comes from the coding sequence ATGAACGCACGTCAGCATTTCGAGGCGCTGCTCGCGCACCTGAACGCCGAGTTGCAGGCCGGCGAGGGCTTTACCCTGGAGTACCAGGCCGAGGCCTCGGACTTCATCCGCTTCAACCACGCCCGAGTGCGCCAGGCCGGCCAGGTACAGCAGGTGTACGCCACCCTGGCGCTGTACCAGGGCGAGCGGCATGGCGACTTCGAACTGGCCCTGAGTGGGGTGATCGACGACGACCTGCCGCGCCTCGACCAGGTGTTGCAGCGCCTGCGCACAGTATTGCCGACGCTCGCCGACGACCCCTATCTGCGCCTGAACCGCGAAGCCTGGCGCAGCGAAACCGCTGCGGGCGAGGCGGCCCAGCACTGCGAGGTTGCCATCGCGCAGATCACTGAGGCGGCTGCCGGGTTGGACCTGGTCGGCTTCTACGCCGCCGGGCCGCAGTACCAGGGCTTCGCCAGCTCCTGGGGCGCCTTTGGTTGGCACGCGGCGAGCAGCTTCAACTTCGAATTCAGCCTGTTTCACGAGAACGGTCAGGCGGTGAAAAGCAGTTACGCCGGCGAGCAGTGGGACGCTCAGGCCTTCGCTCGCAAACTGGCGTTCGCCCGTGAGCAACTGGCGCATCTGGGCAAACCCGCCCATGAGTTGAAACCGGGGGCTTATCGCGCCTACCTGACGCCTGCGGCGCTGGAAGAGTTGTTCGGCCTTTTCGCCTGGGGCTTTTCCGCCGAAGCGCTGGCCACCGGTAGCAGCCCGCTGCAACGGCTGTTCGCCGGCAGCGCCAGCTTGAGCGACAAGGTGACGCTCGACGAGCGCATCGAAGGCGGCCTGGCGCCGGCCTTCACCCGCGAAGGGCCACGCCAGCCGCTGCGCCTGGTCAGCCAGGGCAAGCCGGGTGAGCGCCTGGTCAGCTCACGCAGCGCTGCCGAACACGGGCTGATCGCCAACGGCGCGGGCAGCGGCGAGTACCCGTTCTCCCTGCACCTGCACGGCGGCGAGCTGGAGGAGGGCGAGATCCTGCAGCGCCTCGGCACCGGGCTGTATATCGGCAATCTGTGGTACGCCAACTTCTCCGACCTGCCGGCCGGGCGCCTGACCGGCATGACCCGTTTTGCCACCTTCTGGGTCGAGAACGGTCGCATCCAGGCGCCAGTGGACACCATGCGCTTCGACGACTCGCTGTTCGACTTCCTCGGAGTGAACCTGGAAGCCCTGACCCGTGAACCGGAGCTGCTGCTGCCCAGCGGCACCTACGGCGCGCGGCAGACCGGCTCGATGGCGCTGCCCGGCGCCTTGCTGTCGCGGTTTACTCTGACGTTGTGA
- a CDS encoding methyltransferase, translated as MPLLATPFAELDLIRQPEQQNAPLQAFDAADEYLLGHVHEQGIGPNSRVLVLNDGFGALACSLATLCQVVSSGDSHLGHLALQKNLARNGLTDERLRFVPASETPQGPFDWVLIRVPKTLALLEEQLIRLHGHLASNAQVIAGAMIKHLPRAAGDLLEKYIGPVQASLAVKKARLLTATPEAKVAPTSPYPTRYRLDKPAIDLINHANVFCRDGLDIGTRAFLPHLPRHLDARRVADLGCGNGVLGIAYALGSAQAQLTLVDESYMAVQSAQENWRAALGERPVTIRAGDGLAEQPADSLDLVLCNPPFHQQQVVGDFLAWRMFQQARSALVTGGELWIVGNRHLGYHAKLARLFRGVEQVAATPKFVVLKTTK; from the coding sequence ATGCCGCTACTTGCCACCCCCTTCGCAGAACTCGACCTGATTCGCCAGCCGGAGCAGCAGAACGCCCCCCTGCAAGCCTTCGATGCCGCCGACGAATACCTGCTGGGTCATGTGCACGAACAGGGCATCGGGCCGAACAGCCGCGTGCTGGTGCTCAACGACGGCTTCGGCGCACTCGCCTGCTCGCTGGCCACGCTGTGCCAGGTGGTCAGCAGTGGCGATTCGCATCTCGGCCATCTGGCCCTGCAAAAGAACCTCGCGCGCAACGGCCTGACAGACGAGCGGCTACGCTTCGTGCCGGCTAGTGAAACACCGCAGGGACCGTTCGACTGGGTGCTGATCCGCGTGCCCAAGACCCTGGCGTTGCTGGAGGAACAACTGATTCGCCTGCACGGCCACCTGGCGTCAAACGCCCAGGTGATCGCCGGCGCGATGATCAAGCACCTGCCACGCGCTGCCGGCGACCTGCTGGAGAAATACATCGGCCCGGTACAGGCCTCGCTGGCGGTGAAGAAGGCACGCCTACTGACGGCCACGCCAGAGGCCAAGGTCGCACCCACCTCGCCCTACCCCACTCGTTACCGCCTCGACAAGCCGGCCATCGACCTGATCAACCACGCCAATGTCTTCTGCCGCGACGGCCTGGATATCGGGACTCGCGCCTTCCTCCCTCACCTGCCACGCCACCTCGACGCCCGCCGCGTAGCCGATCTGGGTTGCGGCAATGGCGTACTGGGCATCGCCTATGCCCTGGGCAGCGCACAGGCTCAACTGACGCTGGTGGACGAGTCGTACATGGCCGTGCAGTCGGCACAGGAAAACTGGCGCGCGGCGCTCGGCGAACGCCCGGTGACCATCCGCGCTGGCGACGGACTGGCCGAGCAGCCGGCCGACTCGCTGGATCTGGTGCTGTGCAACCCGCCCTTCCACCAGCAGCAGGTGGTCGGCGACTTTCTCGCCTGGCGCATGTTCCAGCAAGCGCGCAGCGCGCTGGTTACCGGCGGCGAGCTGTGGATCGTCGGCAACCGCCACCTGGGTTACCACGCCAAGCTGGCGCGGCTGTTCCGTGGTGTTGAGCAGGTAGCGGCCACGCCGAAATTCGTGGTGCTGAAGACGACCAAGTAA
- a CDS encoding GntR family transcriptional regulator — protein sequence MSVSEARPIQRRTLHSEIVDHLRDLIVSGELEPGQKIPEKALCERFDISRTPLREALKALAAEGMIELLPQRGARVVTITDEELQELFPIIASIEALAGELACEKISDAQVEAIRQMHEEMIEAYKDSRSMEYSRLNRAIHFAIFEAADNASLLALYRNLELRIRNIRHTVRQAPKDWKEAVSDHEKILQALIARDAGRLGKIMRQHVMNTARTVRHSIDELVSTQPS from the coding sequence TTGAGCGTTTCTGAAGCAAGACCCATCCAGCGCCGGACGCTGCACAGCGAGATCGTCGATCATCTGCGTGATCTGATCGTCAGTGGCGAACTGGAGCCTGGGCAGAAAATTCCGGAAAAGGCGTTGTGCGAGCGTTTCGACATTTCCCGCACGCCGTTGCGCGAAGCGCTCAAGGCTCTGGCCGCCGAAGGCATGATCGAGTTGCTGCCCCAACGTGGTGCGCGCGTTGTCACCATCACCGACGAAGAATTACAGGAGTTGTTCCCGATCATCGCCAGCATCGAGGCACTGGCTGGCGAACTCGCCTGCGAGAAAATCAGCGATGCGCAGGTCGAGGCCATCCGGCAGATGCACGAGGAGATGATCGAGGCCTATAAGGACTCCCGCTCGATGGAGTACTCGCGGCTGAACCGCGCCATTCACTTCGCCATTTTCGAGGCCGCCGACAATGCCTCGCTGCTTGCGCTGTACCGCAACCTGGAGCTGCGCATCCGCAACATCCGCCACACCGTGCGTCAGGCCCCGAAGGACTGGAAGGAGGCAGTGAGTGACCACGAGAAAATTCTCCAGGCGCTGATTGCGCGTGATGCCGGTCGACTCGGCAAGATCATGCGTCAGCACGTGATGAATACCGCTCGTACGGTGCGCCACTCCATCGACGAACTGGTCAGTACACAACCGAGCTAG
- a CDS encoding transporter substrate-binding domain-containing protein — MKKILAASSMMLMFAAAGVSAQEGTLAKIAELGEISVGHRDGAVPFSYYDDQQRPVGYAMDLCAKVVEAIKLKLDEPDLKVSYLPVTGATRMPLLANGTIDMECGTTTNNAERQRQVSFSNTYFVAGVRILSKKNAPIETMADAKGKTVVTLAGTTSVKVISEINAAQNLGLNVLSVKDLAEGILTLQTERAVALIFDDVSIAGAAATSKNPDDFIMSAEPLSVEPYGIMLRRGDDAFKELVNATLDELYATGEINAIYDKWFVQPIPPRGINMNFPMSSQLKKVIAQPTDDPNPELYR; from the coding sequence ATGAAGAAGATTCTTGCGGCTTCGTCGATGATGCTGATGTTCGCAGCAGCGGGAGTGTCGGCACAGGAAGGCACACTGGCGAAAATCGCCGAACTGGGAGAAATCAGCGTCGGCCATCGCGATGGCGCCGTGCCGTTCTCCTACTACGATGACCAGCAGCGTCCCGTTGGCTATGCAATGGACCTGTGTGCCAAGGTCGTCGAAGCGATCAAGCTCAAGCTCGACGAGCCGGACCTCAAGGTCAGCTACCTGCCGGTCACCGGTGCCACTCGCATGCCCCTGCTGGCTAACGGCACCATCGACATGGAGTGCGGTACCACCACCAACAACGCCGAGCGTCAGCGTCAGGTGAGCTTCTCCAACACCTATTTCGTCGCTGGCGTGCGCATCCTCTCCAAGAAGAACGCCCCGATCGAAACCATGGCCGATGCCAAGGGCAAGACCGTGGTCACCCTCGCCGGCACCACCAGCGTCAAGGTCATCAGTGAGATCAACGCCGCGCAGAACCTCGGCCTCAACGTGCTGAGCGTGAAGGATCTGGCCGAGGGCATACTCACCCTGCAGACCGAGCGCGCCGTGGCGCTGATCTTCGATGATGTGTCCATTGCCGGCGCTGCCGCGACTTCGAAGAACCCTGACGACTTCATCATGTCCGCCGAGCCGCTGTCGGTCGAGCCTTACGGCATCATGCTGCGCCGCGGTGACGATGCCTTCAAGGAGCTGGTCAACGCCACCCTCGACGAGCTTTACGCTACCGGCGAGATCAACGCCATCTACGACAAGTGGTTCGTGCAGCCGATCCCGCCGCGCGGCATCAACATGAACTTCCCGATGTCCAGCCAGTTGAAGAAAGTCATCGCCCAGCCCACCGACGATCCGAATCCCGAGTTGTATCGCTGA
- a CDS encoding amino acid ABC transporter permease — protein sequence MSYNWNWWIFFEPSLDGTNTYLMTLIWGACWTVATAIGAFTIALLLGSLVGVARTSPLAWMRALGTGFVELFRNIPLLVQMFLWYFVLPELLPPDLGRWFKQLPNSAFYTAVICLGCYHAARMAEVVRAGLESLSRGQRMAGLAMGLTLVQTYRYVLLPMAYRIVVPAITSEFLSCTKNTSVALAIGLMELTGSARAMQENSFQTFEAFTAATTLYLVLNLIIVFAMRAVERKAAVPGYGLRKES from the coding sequence ATGAGTTACAACTGGAACTGGTGGATCTTCTTCGAGCCTTCGCTCGATGGCACCAATACCTACCTGATGACGCTGATCTGGGGTGCCTGCTGGACGGTCGCCACGGCCATCGGCGCCTTCACTATCGCCCTGCTGCTCGGCTCGCTGGTGGGTGTGGCGCGTACCTCGCCGCTGGCCTGGATGCGCGCGCTGGGCACCGGCTTCGTCGAGCTGTTTCGCAACATTCCGCTGCTGGTGCAGATGTTCCTCTGGTACTTCGTGCTGCCGGAACTGTTGCCGCCCGATCTGGGGCGCTGGTTCAAGCAGTTGCCGAATTCCGCGTTCTACACGGCGGTAATCTGCCTGGGCTGCTACCACGCCGCGCGTATGGCCGAAGTGGTGCGTGCCGGGCTGGAGAGTCTGTCCCGTGGGCAGCGCATGGCCGGGTTGGCCATGGGCCTGACGCTGGTGCAGACCTACCGTTATGTGCTGTTGCCGATGGCCTACCGCATCGTCGTGCCGGCCATCACCTCCGAATTCTTGAGTTGCACCAAGAACACCTCGGTTGCCCTTGCAATCGGCCTGATGGAGCTGACCGGCAGCGCCCGTGCGATGCAGGAAAACAGCTTCCAGACCTTCGAGGCCTTCACGGCGGCAACCACCCTGTATCTGGTGCTCAACCTGATCATCGTCTTCGCCATGCGCGCCGTCGAGCGCAAGGCCGCTGTGCCGGGCTACGGCCTGCGGAAGGAGAGCTGA
- a CDS encoding amino acid ABC transporter permease, producing the protein MFGSFDLGVVVDSLPYLFYTGMSFTLTLTLFATLGGIFFGSLLAIMRLSRYRALSMFAGGYVNLLRSLPLVLVIFWFYFMVPFVVQWVTGAPRPVRIDPFWSSVITFTLFEACYFCEIIRSGIQSLPKGQTQASMALGMTGRQSLFYVVLPQALRNMLPLMLTQTIVLFQDTSLVYILSITDFLGAAAKIAQRDGRLLEMYVFAALVYFVISLLASYAVRRLQKRVAIIR; encoded by the coding sequence ATGTTTGGCAGTTTCGACCTGGGAGTGGTGGTCGACTCGCTCCCCTATCTGTTCTACACCGGCATGAGCTTCACCCTGACGCTCACGCTGTTCGCCACCCTTGGCGGCATCTTCTTCGGCTCGCTGCTGGCGATCATGCGCCTGTCACGTTACCGCGCGCTGTCGATGTTCGCCGGTGGCTACGTCAACCTGCTGCGCTCGTTGCCGCTGGTGCTGGTGATCTTCTGGTTCTACTTCATGGTGCCCTTCGTGGTGCAGTGGGTCACCGGTGCGCCGCGTCCGGTGCGCATCGACCCGTTCTGGTCGTCGGTGATCACCTTCACCCTGTTCGAGGCCTGCTACTTCTGCGAGATCATCCGTTCCGGTATCCAGTCGCTCCCCAAGGGCCAGACCCAGGCGTCGATGGCGCTGGGCATGACCGGTCGCCAGAGTCTGTTCTACGTGGTCTTGCCACAAGCACTGCGCAACATGCTGCCGCTGATGCTCACGCAGACCATCGTGCTGTTCCAGGACACCTCGTTGGTCTACATCCTGTCGATCACCGACTTCCTCGGCGCCGCGGCGAAGATCGCCCAGCGCGACGGGCGCCTGCTGGAGATGTACGTCTTCGCCGCGCTCGTCTACTTCGTGATCTCCCTGCTCGCCTCCTATGCCGTACGCCGCCTGCAAAAGCGCGTCGCCATCATTCGCTAA
- a CDS encoding amino acid ABC transporter ATP-binding protein translates to MITISDVCKSYGSFQVLTHCSTTVAKGEVVVVCGPSGSGKSTLIKTVNALEPIDSGEITVDGISVTAKDTNLPKLRSRVGMVFQHFELFPHLSIMENLMLAQIKVLGRGKAEAEKKGMQLLERVGLKEHAHKHPGQLSGGQQQRVAIARALAMDPVVMLFDEPTSALDPEMVNEVLDVMVQLAHEGMTMMCVTHEMGFARKVADRVIFMDAGQIVEDCAKEEFFGDINARSDRAQQFLSKILSH, encoded by the coding sequence ATGATAACCATCAGCGATGTCTGTAAATCCTACGGTTCGTTCCAGGTGCTGACGCACTGCTCGACCACCGTTGCCAAGGGCGAGGTGGTAGTGGTGTGCGGGCCTTCCGGTTCCGGCAAGTCCACCCTGATCAAGACGGTCAATGCGCTGGAACCCATCGACAGCGGTGAGATCACCGTCGATGGCATAAGCGTCACGGCTAAGGACACCAATCTGCCCAAGCTGCGTTCGCGCGTCGGCATGGTGTTCCAGCACTTCGAGCTGTTTCCGCACCTGTCGATCATGGAGAACCTGATGCTGGCGCAGATCAAGGTGCTCGGTCGCGGCAAGGCCGAGGCCGAGAAGAAGGGTATGCAACTGCTCGAACGCGTCGGCCTCAAGGAGCATGCGCACAAGCATCCGGGCCAGCTCTCCGGCGGCCAGCAACAGCGCGTGGCCATCGCCCGTGCGCTGGCCATGGATCCGGTGGTGATGCTGTTCGATGAACCGACCTCGGCGCTCGACCCGGAGATGGTCAACGAAGTGCTCGACGTCATGGTGCAGCTGGCCCACGAGGGCATGACCATGATGTGCGTGACCCATGAGATGGGCTTCGCGCGCAAGGTCGCCGACCGGGTGATCTTCATGGACGCCGGCCAGATCGTCGAAGACTGCGCGAAGGAGGAATTCTTCGGCGACATCAACGCCCGCTCCGACCGCGCCCAGCAGTTCCTGTCGAAAATTCTCTCTCACTAA